A stretch of the Pygocentrus nattereri isolate fPygNat1 chromosome 29, fPygNat1.pri, whole genome shotgun sequence genome encodes the following:
- the LOC108413055 gene encoding Rieske domain-containing protein isoform X1, with translation MSSPGDQGVCFVGTREAVVQAGRVVRRVHGRDVLVLHHQGALYALDLHCYHSGGPLQEGDIEEFGGRLCIVCPWHKYKITLAEGEGLYQAVNPLVKPLRPVWCSKGVKQRVHQVTEVNGDIFIRLDDSAGAVESDHYQTEEYRAKLVQPGGKVTSRERV, from the exons ATGTCCTCCCCAGGTGATCAGGGTGTGTGTTTTGTGGGGACGCGGGAGGCTGTGGTTCAGGCTGGTCGAGTGGTGAGGAGAGTTCATGGGAGAGATGTGCTCGTGCTCCATCACCAGGGGGCGCTATATGCGCTGGATCTGCACTGCTACC ACTCCGGTGGTCCGCTACAGGAGGGGGACATTGAG GAGTTTGGCGGCCGACTGTGTATCGTGTGTCCGTGGCATAAGTACAAAATCACTCTGGCGGAGGGAGAGGGTCTTTATCAGGCCGTCAACCCCTTAGTTAAGCCCCTCAGACCTGTATGGTGCTCTAAAGGGGTCAAACAGAGGGTCCACCAGGTCACAGAAGTCAACGGGGACATTTTCATCAGACTGGACGACTCGGCCGGCGCCGTGGAGTCCGATCACTACCAGACTGAGGAATACAGAGCTAAACTCGTCCAGCCAGGAGGGAAAGTGACATCACGGGAGCGAGTGTAA
- the LOC108413055 gene encoding Rieske domain-containing protein isoform X2 yields MGEMCSCSITRGRYMRWICTATVNSGGPLQEGDIEEFGGRLCIVCPWHKYKITLAEGEGLYQAVNPLVKPLRPVWCSKGVKQRVHQVTEVNGDIFIRLDDSAGAVESDHYQTEEYRAKLVQPGGKVTSRERV; encoded by the exons ATGGGAGAGATGTGCTCGTGCTCCATCACCAGGGGGCGCTATATGCGCTGGATCTGCACTGCTACCGTGA ACTCCGGTGGTCCGCTACAGGAGGGGGACATTGAG GAGTTTGGCGGCCGACTGTGTATCGTGTGTCCGTGGCATAAGTACAAAATCACTCTGGCGGAGGGAGAGGGTCTTTATCAGGCCGTCAACCCCTTAGTTAAGCCCCTCAGACCTGTATGGTGCTCTAAAGGGGTCAAACAGAGGGTCCACCAGGTCACAGAAGTCAACGGGGACATTTTCATCAGACTGGACGACTCGGCCGGCGCCGTGGAGTCCGATCACTACCAGACTGAGGAATACAGAGCTAAACTCGTCCAGCCAGGAGGGAAAGTGACATCACGGGAGCGAGTGTAA